In uncultured Methanobacterium sp., a genomic segment contains:
- a CDS encoding cation-translocating P-type ATPase, protein MSIDNQHNHQHNPQQCTEDENSPDTCSCCGGDLFEEKQPQWKHKPLLIIITSAVIFAIGIILENFLNQGLLAEVAFLGVVAVAGFEIIKGAFKGLLKLRFNMNLLITIAAAGAFLIGHGEEGAAVMFLFYVAEFLEDYASERARSSIAALLKLAPETAHVIRNGQELEIHTHDVNLDEKMVVRPGDKVPLDGLVVKGASAVDQSPITGESIPVTKKEGDEVFAGSINTEGYLEISVTRKSDETIISRIIELVRESKNKKSKTEAFIDRFATYYTPTVIFAAVLVALIPPFFLNMSFDEWFYRALVLLVVSCPCALAISTPVSMVSGITAATRNGVLIKGGEYVEEMKNVKAMVFDKTGTLTEGRLEVANIISFNDNSREDILKLAASLESRSKHPLARAILQKATDEGLKLEEVHNFKSITGIGLKGEISGNTFYVGNKTLFENSGILNERESHNIGILEKISGYETEGKTTILLGTEQEVLGLMVLMDRIRDEAPETVKFLKNNGIRTVMLTGDNDGTARRVASQLGLDEYYHSLLPEDKVRKIDELVENHGHVAMVGDGVNDAPALARANIGIAMGAAGSDVAIETADVALMHDDLSKLEYLLKLSQKTMRVVQQNVALSILVKSSFAIMAVLGLVTLWMAVGIGDMGLSLAVILNAIWIGSQKIQ, encoded by the coding sequence ATGTCCATAGACAATCAGCATAATCATCAACATAACCCTCAGCAATGTACAGAAGATGAAAATTCACCTGATACTTGTAGCTGCTGTGGAGGGGACCTGTTCGAGGAAAAACAGCCCCAGTGGAAACATAAACCCCTACTAATCATCATTACATCTGCAGTAATCTTTGCTATTGGTATAATCCTTGAAAACTTCCTGAACCAGGGGCTCCTGGCTGAGGTTGCATTCCTGGGTGTGGTAGCAGTGGCTGGTTTTGAAATAATTAAAGGGGCATTTAAAGGTTTGTTGAAGCTCCGTTTCAACATGAACCTGCTCATAACCATTGCAGCTGCTGGTGCATTTTTGATTGGTCACGGTGAAGAGGGTGCTGCAGTGATGTTCCTGTTCTATGTGGCTGAGTTTCTGGAAGACTATGCCAGTGAAAGAGCGCGCAGCTCAATAGCAGCCCTCCTTAAACTGGCACCTGAAACTGCACATGTCATTAGAAATGGCCAGGAACTCGAGATTCATACTCATGACGTGAACCTTGATGAGAAAATGGTGGTCCGTCCTGGTGACAAGGTACCTCTTGATGGATTGGTGGTCAAGGGTGCATCAGCAGTGGATCAATCTCCCATAACTGGGGAAAGTATACCAGTCACCAAAAAAGAGGGTGATGAAGTCTTTGCAGGTTCAATCAACACCGAAGGTTACCTGGAAATCAGTGTAACCCGGAAGTCAGATGAAACCATCATATCCAGAATAATAGAACTGGTGCGTGAATCTAAAAATAAAAAATCAAAAACAGAAGCTTTCATTGACCGCTTTGCCACATATTACACTCCCACAGTTATCTTTGCCGCGGTATTGGTCGCTTTAATACCTCCATTCTTCCTTAACATGTCATTTGATGAATGGTTCTACCGGGCTCTGGTTTTACTGGTGGTATCATGCCCCTGTGCCCTGGCAATATCCACCCCTGTTTCCATGGTTTCAGGGATCACCGCTGCCACCAGAAACGGTGTTCTCATAAAAGGTGGAGAATATGTGGAAGAAATGAAGAATGTGAAGGCAATGGTCTTTGATAAAACAGGAACCTTAACCGAGGGTCGTCTGGAAGTGGCAAATATTATCAGCTTCAATGACAATTCTCGAGAGGATATTTTAAAATTAGCTGCTTCCTTGGAATCACGTTCCAAACATCCCCTGGCCAGAGCCATACTCCAGAAGGCAACAGATGAAGGTCTGAAACTGGAAGAGGTTCATAACTTCAAATCCATTACCGGAATCGGTTTAAAAGGTGAAATAAGTGGAAACACATTCTATGTGGGAAATAAAACCCTCTTTGAAAATTCAGGTATTTTAAATGAAAGGGAATCTCATAATATTGGTATTCTGGAGAAAATAAGTGGATATGAGACTGAAGGTAAAACCACCATCTTGCTGGGAACCGAACAGGAGGTTCTGGGGTTAATGGTTCTAATGGATCGCATTAGGGATGAGGCCCCAGAAACTGTTAAATTCCTTAAAAATAACGGTATTCGGACGGTAATGCTCACTGGGGATAATGATGGCACTGCCCGGAGGGTAGCATCCCAGTTAGGTCTGGATGAATATTACCACAGTCTCCTGCCAGAGGATAAAGTTAGAAAAATAGATGAACTGGTTGAGAACCACGGGCATGTGGCCATGGTGGGTGATGGTGTTAACGATGCACCTGCCCTGGCAAGGGCCAACATAGGAATTGCCATGGGTGCAGCAGGTTCAGACGTGGCCATTGAAACTGCCGATGTGGCCTTGATGCATGATGATTTATCCAAACTGGAATATCTTTTAAAATTGAGCCAGAAGACAATGAGGGTGGTGCAGCAGAACGTGGCACTCTCCATACTGGTTAAAAGTTCCTTTGCCATCATGGCAGTGCTGGGTTTGGTGACACTGTGGATGGCTGTGGGAATTGGAGATATGGGCCTTAGCCTGGCAGTCATACTCAACGCTATCTGGATAGGCAGTCAGAAAATCCAGTAA